In the genome of Carassius carassius chromosome 47, fCarCar2.1, whole genome shotgun sequence, one region contains:
- the LOC132131003 gene encoding CBP80/20-dependent translation initiation factor-like isoform X4 — protein MESSSVASASSEAGSTRSQEIEELERFIDSYVLEYQVQGLLSDKNEADQDVDKTPSHISQWTEDCNDKIDGSWSSSRGRGSSKPDDWEHSSNGSTGSRPSSGSRSGSRGRNNQFRAPARNGNRDCSLDVLGTDIWAANLDCHGGATWDMQPEKLDFSQFHRRPYRGTPKHLPHIDREGMMKGKLDDDDDDDGIDLDNMEKFLPVFPPLPNEAEIAHTKKLFRRRRNDRRRSNPPQDQLTVLLPAEGKRQVSRRQQRLPGGGGGPAGKSQNPQQQQQGLQQQLPNQMQQPNADHQSGAGTKHGGRGYQGQQNQGGRQGGPHHGYSQNRRWHQHPKHQMNSFNLGPSGADRGLTHNTKETENVKHEDPEPHMEKGAKDEPAKEERKKGDKEEKEESGKICLLQSSKERLRRRLKEKEEVPVATAGPQRNRMDRLLEILNSMRNNSSGVENQLTTFMVEAQNSADSEETLKEIVHTIYRKAVSDRSFAATAAKLCDKMALFMVEGTKFRSLLLNMLQGLKKPEYQDVTHVCNPAE, from the exons ATGGAGAGCTCATCGGTAGCCTCGGCATCTTCAGAGGCGGGAAGCACGCGCTCACAAGAGATCGAGGAGCTGGAGCGCTTCATCGACAGCTACGTGCTGGAGTACCAGGTGCAGGGACTCCTGAGCGACAAAAACGAGGCCGACCAGGATGTGGACAAAACCCCGTCCCACATCTCCCAG tggACAGAAGACTGCAATGATAAGATTGACGGGAGCTGGTCGTCTTCACGAGGCAGGGGCTCGTCAAAACCA GATGATTGGGAGCACAGCAGTAATGGCAGCACCGGTTCTAGACCCAGTTCTGGTTCTAGATCAGGCAGCAGAGGACGAAACAACCAGTTCAGAGCCCCAGCGAGG aatgGAAACAGAGACTGTTCTTTGGATGTTCTTGGGACGGACATCTGGGCTGCAAACCTGGACTGTCATGG AGGCGCTACGTGGGACATGCAACCAGAGAAACTGGATTTCTCTCAGTTTCACAGGAGGCCGTACAGAGGGACACCGAAACACCTCCCGCACATCGACCGAGAAGG GATGATGAAGGGCAAactcgatgatgatgatgatgatgatggtattGACCTGGACAACATGGAGAAGTTCCTGCCG gTTTTCCCTCCTCTGCCTAATGAAGCTGAGATCGCACACACGAAAAAACTGTTTCGTCGCCGCAGAAATGACCGCCG CCGATCCAATCCGCCCCAGGACCAGCTGACGGTGCTGCTGCCAGCCGAGGGGAAGCGACAAGTGTCCAG GAGACAGCAGCGCCTgcctggaggaggaggagggcctGCTGGGAAATCCCAGAatcctcagcagcagcagcagggacTGCAGCAACAGCTGCCCAATCAGATGCAGCAGCCCAACGCAGACCACCAATCAGGTGCTGGCACTAAGCACGGGGGGCGGGGTTACCAGGGGCAGCAGAACCAGGGTGGGCGGCAGGGCGGCCCGCATCACGGCTACAGCCAGAACCGCCGCTGGCATCAGCATCCCAAACACCAGATGAACAGTTTCAATCTGGGGCCCTCAGGGGCCGACAGGGGCCTCACACACAATACCAAAGAAACAGAGAATGTAAAACACGAGGACCCAGAGCCCCACATGGAGAAAGGAGCGAAGGACGAACCTGCgaaagaggagagaaagaaaggggacaaagaggagaaggaggagagCGGGAAGATCTGTTTACTGCAGTCGTCAAAAGAGAGACTGAGGAGGAGATTGAAAGAGAAG GAGGAGGTTCCCGTGGCGACCGCCGGACCTCAGCGGAACCGAATGGACAGATTGTTAGAGATTCTGAACAGCATGAGGAACAACAGCAGCGGCGTGGAGAATCAGCTCACCACGTTCATGGTGGAAGCGCAGAATTCGGCCGACTCGGAGGAGACACTGAAAGAGATCGTTCACACCATTTACCGCAAGGCAGTCAGCGACCGAAGTTTTGCAGCCACGGCAGCCAAACTCTGTGACAAGATGGCTCTGTTCATGGTGGAAGGAACCAAATTCCGCTCGCTGTTACTCAACATGTTACAG GGCTTGAAGAAGCCAGAGTACCAGGATGTGACTCACGTCTGCAATCCAGCTGAGTGA